The Flavobacterium sp. K5-23 genome segment GCCAAACGTTTGCCCAGTATTTTGCCGCCTATGACCTTGAGAGAAGCCTTGGAAACTACTAAAATTCATAGTGTAGCCGGAAAGTTGAAAGAAGTTGGTTTAATGAATCAAAGACCTTTCAGGAGTCCGCATCATACGATTTCGAACGTGGCCTTAGTTGGCGGCGGGAGTTATCCGCAACCGGGAGAAATTTCTATGGCGCATAACGGAGTTTTATTTCTCGATGAATTGCCTGAATTTAAGCGCGATGTTCTTGAAGTGATGCGTCAGCCACTGGAGGATAGGGAAGTGACCATTTCCAGAGCCAAGTTTACGGTGACCTATCCATCGTCTTTTATGCTGGTTGCCAGTATGAATCCCAGCCCGAGTGGTTTTTTCAATGATCCGGATTCCCCACAGACGTCTTCGCCACACGAAATGCAGCGCTACTTGAGTAAAATATCAGGTCCTTTATTGGATAGAATTGATATTCATATAGAAGTGACTCCAGTTCCTTTCGAAAAATTATCAGATGATAGAAAAGCTGAAAGCAGTGTTGATATTCGAAAAAGAGTAACCGCAGCCCGTGAGCTACAATCTACTCGTTTTGAGGAAATGGAAAACATACATTACAATGCCCAAATGAATACCAAACACATTAGGGAATATTGTGCCTTAGATGATGTTTCTAAACAATTATTGAAAACTGCTATGGAACGATTAAATCTTTCTGCTCGGGCTTATGACAGGATTTTGAAGGTAGCACGCACGATAGCCGACTTAGACGCTGCTCCAACAGTAGTTTCATCTCATATTGCCGAAGCAATTCAATATAGAAGCTTGGATCGTGATGGCTGGTTGGGTTAATTTAGAGTTATGTATATATGAACACTATTTTGTCATTCCGAAGAATGAGGAATCACATTATTTACTCACGTAATGGGATTTATTATTGAAATGGGCACGGATTGAAAATCCGCGGTATCGACCGCCAACCTACATTACCGAGCAATCGGATTTAGTAACCGATGCAATAGATTGGAAATATAGCTCAGCACGAAATTATGGTAATAATGATCAGACTGTTTTAGAGATAGATTTAAATTGATTTAAATTGTGTTCACGAGCGTGACGCTCGCGCCAGCAGTGATTCAAAATTGCGTAATTCAACTTCAACCTTATTATATTTCTTTAAGAACTCTTAATCAATTACTTCTACAATAGCTTCTATTTCACAAGCAAAATTTAATGGTAATGATGCCATTCCTACAGCGGTTCTTGCGTGTCGTCCTCTTTCTCCAAATATTTCAATCATTAAATCAGTATAGCCATTGATAACCTTTGAATGATCTGTAAAATCAGCAGTTGCATTAACAAGACCTAGGACCTTAATTATTTTTACAATTTTGTTTAAGTCGCCTATCTCAGCTTTCAGGGCAACTAAATGACTAATGGCCACAAGTCTAGCGGCTGCATAACCTTGCTCTATTGTCAAATCTTGACCTAGTTTTCCTGTAACTTTCTCTCCATTAGGCAAAACAGGTACTTTTCCTGATGTGTACACAAGATTACCACTTCTCGTCGTTGATTCAATTTTTGTTGAAGATATGGTGTTATGAGCTTGAAGGTCTATGCCTAATTCCACTATTCTTTGTTCTACATCATAGTTGTAAAGACTTTCTTGACTATATGAATAATTACATACTGAAAGCAGTAACAAAAGACTTAATATTTTTTTTATTTGAGTTTTTTTAATTATACCAAAGTTCTCGGACTTCTAAGCGTTTCCAATTATTTTATTTCGATTAACCCATATCCAATTGGCAATTCATTATGTTTTTCAGTTGGTCTTAATGAGTCCATAGACACGCTATTGCCTTTGAAAAAATTCTTAACTTCTTCACCAGAATATTTTCTTAAATCTATAAAATCTTTAATGAGATAAGGCATTCCTTCTCCACCAAAAAACGCATTACTTTTGGTTTCTAAATGAAAATGCAAATGTGGGCAATCAGAATTTCCACTATTTCCTAATAAACCTATTAGCTGTCCTTTTTTTACTTTATCCCCAATTTTCACCTTAAGACTGTTTGGAATTAAATGTCCGTAAACAGCATAAAGGTTGTTTCCAATATCAATGATAATATAGTTTCCACCAATGGTTTCTCTTGTAATTCGTACAGCCATATCTTCAGAGAGCGGTACATTTTCTATTATTCCATCTTTTATGCCTACAATTGTTCCGTCTGCAACTGATATTAATTCAATACCATAGCTCTTCCAGTTTTTATTATGTTTAATATCATTTTCTGCAAAACACCCATTATTCCCTAAAAATATCCAGTCTATTGCAAATCTTTGAGGATAGGTCGCTTTTCCTTCTGTTAGAAACCTACTGGCTTGGTGACTTTCCGCTGCTTCGTAAAGCCATTTGCCTTTTTTGTTAAATGGTAATCCTAATGTAACTTTTGTGATTTCAGGAATTTTTATTACGGCAACTTCGATTGGAATTATTACCGTCTCTCCTTTTTTATTTTGTCCTTCAAAATGGAGCTTATGATATACTTTTTTCGGAATAGGTTGCCCTTGCTTGAAAACAAGCTCCAAATTTAAAATTCCAAATTGGTTGTTTGATAAAACTTTTAAATCATCTAAATCATCACTGCCGGGTCTTTCAAAATGTTCGTCAATATAATTTGAATCGAATGAAGCTATTAGGTTACCATCCTCTTTTAGATCATATATTTCTACTTTTTTTAAAGTGAAAGGAACTTTGTAATTATTTAAAATATTTAATTCATAAATTAATTGAGTGGTATTATTTGTTTTTATGAGGTCGCTTAAAAAAGAAACATTGGCTTCAATAGGCAATCCGGAATATTTTAGTTTTTTTTGAATTTCCGTATCGCTTTCGAGACTTTGATGTTTTGAACTTGTGTTTTTATTACAAGCAACAAAAGAGAGAAAAATAGTTATTAAGATTGTGTATTTCATTAAATTCGGGATGTTTCTTATAATTAGTTCCAACGTTTTGGTACTTTGAGAAGGTGTGTGAATCGTAACCTTTCAATTTTTGGTTTGTTTGGAAAATACGATTAAAAAGATAATTCCACTAAATTTGCAAATGGATGGAAACGTGTGTTGGCAATAGTTTCTTCATCAATTTACTCGGGTTAAATCCATACATAAATTTATTCAAGTGTCCATTTGAGAGTAACATCGGCAAATCTTTAAATTCCAATTCCGATTTTTTCTTGCTATTTTTATCTGTAGGTTTTTCCAATTCCAATACAGTTTTAATCAGTAGCTACTTTGTGTTTTTTTCGACTGTTAAAAAGTCAAAATATTTGCCCA includes the following:
- a CDS encoding M23 family metallopeptidase — its product is MKYTILITIFLSFVACNKNTSSKHQSLESDTEIQKKLKYSGLPIEANVSFLSDLIKTNNTTQLIYELNILNNYKVPFTLKKVEIYDLKEDGNLIASFDSNYIDEHFERPGSDDLDDLKVLSNNQFGILNLELVFKQGQPIPKKVYHKLHFEGQNKKGETVIIPIEVAVIKIPEITKVTLGLPFNKKGKWLYEAAESHQASRFLTEGKATYPQRFAIDWIFLGNNGCFAENDIKHNKNWKSYGIELISVADGTIVGIKDGIIENVPLSEDMAVRITRETIGGNYIIIDIGNNLYAVYGHLIPNSLKVKIGDKVKKGQLIGLLGNSGNSDCPHLHFHLETKSNAFFGGEGMPYLIKDFIDLRKYSGEEVKNFFKGNSVSMDSLRPTEKHNELPIGYGLIEIK
- a CDS encoding RidA family protein, with amino-acid sequence MLLLSVCNYSYSQESLYNYDVEQRIVELGIDLQAHNTISSTKIESTTRSGNLVYTSGKVPVLPNGEKVTGKLGQDLTIEQGYAAARLVAISHLVALKAEIGDLNKIVKIIKVLGLVNATADFTDHSKVINGYTDLMIEIFGERGRHARTAVGMASLPLNFACEIEAIVEVID
- a CDS encoding YifB family Mg chelatase-like AAA ATPase, with the translated sequence MLVKVFGSAVFGVEATTITVEVNIDKGIGYHLVGLPDNAIKESSYRIAAALKNNGYNMPGKKITINMAPADLRKEGSAYDLTLTIGILVASQQIEAKDIDKYIIMGELSLDGSLQPIRGALPIAIKAKEEGFKGFFLPIQNVKEAAIVTGLDVYGVSNVQEVIDFLEGKGNLEPTTIDTRAEFYKDLDFPEFDFSDVKGQESIKRCMEIAAAGGHNIILIGPPGAGKTMLAKRLPSILPPMTLREALETTKIHSVAGKLKEVGLMNQRPFRSPHHTISNVALVGGGSYPQPGEISMAHNGVLFLDELPEFKRDVLEVMRQPLEDREVTISRAKFTVTYPSSFMLVASMNPSPSGFFNDPDSPQTSSPHEMQRYLSKISGPLLDRIDIHIEVTPVPFEKLSDDRKAESSVDIRKRVTAARELQSTRFEEMENIHYNAQMNTKHIREYCALDDVSKQLLKTAMERLNLSARAYDRILKVARTIADLDAAPTVVSSHIAEAIQYRSLDRDGWLG